A single Impatiens glandulifera unplaced genomic scaffold, dImpGla2.1, whole genome shotgun sequence DNA region contains:
- the LOC124917931 gene encoding BURP domain protein USPL1-like — MGFRHGSWNVFLNLLLFMFLHGSCQSIKLSSGGEDDHHNQMVSDAHIEMVVHHDHHHHQGHHMMMDDPSVIVFFTFDDLKVGNTIPIHFPKRDPSSSPHFLPRKEAESLPFSSQELPSLLRFFSFSPQSPQSIAMEETLKDCERNPAIGETKLCATSLESMLDFARGVLGFNHVSNIQSVSTIHLTKSDILFQNFTIMDFSEYNAASKIVPCHSMPYPFAVFYCHYQVGENRVFKVFLKGENGDRVEAVAVCHLDTSNWSQTHVAFQVLGTEPGSSSVCHFFPADHLVWIPSTPALN; from the exons atggGTTTTAGACATGGTTCTTGGAATGTTTTCctcaatcttcttcttttcatg TTTCTTCATGGAAGTTGTCAATCCATCAAATTATCTTCCGGGGGAGAGGATGATCATCATAATCAAATGGTCTCGGACGCTCATATTGAAATGGTAGTTCATCACGATCACCACCATCATCAAGGCCATCACATGATGATGGATGATCCATCGGTGATTGTGTTTTTTACTTTTGATGATCTTAAGGTTGGGAACACAATCCCTATCCACTTTCCTAAAAGGGACCCTTCTTCCTCTCCTCATTTCTTACCAAGAAAGGAGGCTGAATCTCTCCCTTTCTCATCTCAAGAGCTTCCTTCCCTTCTTagattcttctctttctctccaCAATCCCCACAATCCATAGCCATGGAAGAAACCCTTAAAGATTGTGAGAGAAATCCAGCCATAGGTGAGACCAAGTTATGTGCTACTTCTTTGGAATCCATGCTCGACTTTGCACGTGGTGTCCTTGGATTCAATCATGTCTCGAACATCCAATCCGTATCCACCATTCATCTGACGAAATCAGACATTCTTTTCCAAAACTTCACGATCATGGATTTCTCTGAATACAACGCGGCTTCAAAAATCGTGCCTTGTCATTCCATGCCATACCCTTTTGCGGTGTTCTATTGCCATTATCAAGTGGGAGAAAACAGAGTGTTTAAGGTATTTTTAAAGGGTGAGAATGGAGATAGAGTGGAGGCTGTTGCGGTTTGCCACTTGGATACTTCCAATTGGAGCCAAACCCATGTGGCATTTCAGGTGTTAGGAACGGAGCCTGGTTCTTCATCGGTGTGTCATTTCTTCCCTGCTGATCATCTTGTTTGGATTCCATCTACACCAGCTTTGAATTGA
- the LOC124917924 gene encoding organ-specific protein S2-like isoform X2 encodes MASSANFIVCLSSFMLLLLLLLSSRSNGARIEAGGEEYRRERLTKFNNVFEPRPDITSYPAADKNDQRLFLKDFEPRPDVTSYPAADKSGRLFVKDFDPRPDVTSYPAADKSGRLFVKNFEPRPDVTSYPTADKSGRLFLKNFEPRPDVTSYPAVVDKSDRLFLKDFEPRSVTSYPAYPAADKSDRLFLKDFEPRPDVTSYPAADKSHRLFLKDFEPRPDVTSYPAADKSDRLFVKVFEPRPDVTSYPAADKSDRLFVKVFEPRPDVTSYPAVDKSGRVFLNDFEPRPDVTAYPSA; translated from the exons ATGGCATCTTCTGCTAATTTCATAGTTTGTTTATCATCATTtatgcttcttcttcttcttctg CTTTCAAGCAGGAGTAATGGAGCAAGAATAGAGGCTGGAGGAGAAGAATACAGGAGGGAAAGACTAACCAAGTTCAATAATGTGTTTGAGCCGAGGCCAGACATCACCTCTTATCCGGCTGCTGATAAAAATGACCAGCGGCTCTTTCTAAAGGACTTTGAGCCGAGGCCGGACGTGACCTCTTATCCGGCTGCTGATAAGAGTGGTCGACTCTTTGTAAAGGACTTTGACCCGAGGCCAGACGTCACCTCTTACCCGGCTGCTGATAAGAGTGGTCGACTCTTTGTAAAGAACTTTGAGCCGAGGCCTGATGTGACCTCTTATCCGACTGCTGATAAGAGTGGAAGGCTCTTTCTAAAGAATTTTGAGCCAAGACCGGACGTCACCTCTTATCCGGCTGTTGTTGATAAGAGTGACCGACTCTTTTTAAAGGACTTTGAGCCGAGATCGGTCACTTCTTATCCGG CTTATCCGGCTGCTGATAAGAGTGACCGACTCTTTCTAAAGGATTTTGAGCCGAGGCCGGACGTGACCTCTTATCCAGCTGCTGATAAGAGTCACCGGCTCTTTCTAAAGGACTTTGAGCCGAGACCAGACGTGACCTCTTATCCGGCTGCAGATAAGAGTGACCGGCTCTTTGTGAAGGTCTTTGAGCCAAGGCCGGACGTGACCTCTTATCCGGCTGCAGATAAGAGTGACCGGCTCTTTGTAAAGGTCTTTGAGCCAAGGCCGGACGTGACCTCTTATCCGGCTGTTGATAAGAGTGGCCGGGTCTTTCTAAATGACTTTGAGCCGAGGCCGGATGTGACCGCTTATCCCTCTGCATAG
- the LOC124917924 gene encoding uncharacterized protein LOC124917924 isoform X1: MASSANFIVCLSSFMLLLLLLLSSRSNGARIEAGGEEYRRERLTKFNNVFEPRPDITSYPAADKNDQRLFLKDFEPRPDVTSYPAADKSGRLFVKDFDPRPDVTSYPAADKSGRLFVKNFEPRPDVTSYPTADKSGRLFLKNFEPRPDVTSYPAVVDKSDRLFLKDFEPRSVTSYPAAVKSDRLFLKGFEPRSVTSYPAADKSDRLFLKDFEPRPDVTSYPAADKSHRLFLKDFEPRPDVTSYPAADKSDRLFVKVFEPRPDVTSYPAADKSDRLFVKVFEPRPDVTSYPAVDKSGRVFLNDFEPRPDVTAYPSA; encoded by the exons ATGGCATCTTCTGCTAATTTCATAGTTTGTTTATCATCATTtatgcttcttcttcttcttctg CTTTCAAGCAGGAGTAATGGAGCAAGAATAGAGGCTGGAGGAGAAGAATACAGGAGGGAAAGACTAACCAAGTTCAATAATGTGTTTGAGCCGAGGCCAGACATCACCTCTTATCCGGCTGCTGATAAAAATGACCAGCGGCTCTTTCTAAAGGACTTTGAGCCGAGGCCGGACGTGACCTCTTATCCGGCTGCTGATAAGAGTGGTCGACTCTTTGTAAAGGACTTTGACCCGAGGCCAGACGTCACCTCTTACCCGGCTGCTGATAAGAGTGGTCGACTCTTTGTAAAGAACTTTGAGCCGAGGCCTGATGTGACCTCTTATCCGACTGCTGATAAGAGTGGAAGGCTCTTTCTAAAGAATTTTGAGCCAAGACCGGACGTCACCTCTTATCCGGCTGTTGTTGATAAGAGTGACCGACTCTTTTTAAAGGACTTTGAGCCGAGATCGGTCACTTCTTATCCGGCTGCTGTTAAGAGTGACCGACTCTTTTTAAAGGGCTTTGAGCCGAGATCGGTCACTTCTTATCCGGCTGCTGATAAGAGTGACCGACTCTTTCTAAAGGATTTTGAGCCGAGGCCGGACGTGACCTCTTATCCAGCTGCTGATAAGAGTCACCGGCTCTTTCTAAAGGACTTTGAGCCGAGACCAGACGTGACCTCTTATCCGGCTGCAGATAAGAGTGACCGGCTCTTTGTGAAGGTCTTTGAGCCAAGGCCGGACGTGACCTCTTATCCGGCTGCAGATAAGAGTGACCGGCTCTTTGTAAAGGTCTTTGAGCCAAGGCCGGACGTGACCTCTTATCCGGCTGTTGATAAGAGTGGCCGGGTCTTTCTAAATGACTTTGAGCCGAGGCCGGATGTGACCGCTTATCCCTCTGCATAG